A genomic window from Streptomyces mirabilis includes:
- a CDS encoding glycoside hydrolase family 18 protein: MDEQRTGTEVDTGAEPGAETPATPGGAGTDRGAGGPEDDEGRTSPGRVPAWLRTVGRGWRHPRLRWPKRVALALVLMVVLSTLATGIALRINYSGDPAPGTQTRNRDALWMGHAWVDGRKKDADVKSLAKRLRATGIRDLYVHAGPLEHDGTLPEAAYPKARWLVEAVHRELPGVRVQAWLGDVLATEGEVGMRLERAATRAAVVRSAGQILDAGFEGAHFDLEPLHSDDSNYLSLLDELRRVTRAHDAQLSVAAHQIDPLPNLHSVVGAFTAHPKWWSQSFFGQVARRVDQIAVMSYDTALPLESLYGGYVAEQTSLALEVTPKSTDLLMGLPFYYEDNMDHHGSAETVAAAVRGTRLGLSRTDRTREHFGVALYVDFAAREKDWRAYEEGWVR, translated from the coding sequence ATGGACGAGCAGCGCACGGGGACCGAGGTGGACACGGGGGCGGAGCCGGGGGCGGAGACGCCGGCGACACCGGGCGGGGCAGGGACGGACAGGGGAGCGGGCGGGCCGGAGGACGACGAGGGCCGTACCTCCCCGGGCCGGGTCCCCGCCTGGCTTCGAACGGTGGGCCGGGGCTGGCGGCACCCCCGCCTCCGCTGGCCCAAACGGGTCGCGCTCGCCCTCGTTCTGATGGTGGTCCTCTCCACGCTCGCCACGGGCATCGCCCTGCGGATCAATTACTCCGGAGATCCGGCCCCCGGTACCCAGACCAGGAACCGCGACGCCCTCTGGATGGGCCACGCCTGGGTGGACGGCCGGAAGAAGGACGCGGACGTCAAGTCGCTCGCGAAGCGGCTGCGGGCGACCGGGATCCGGGATCTGTATGTGCACGCGGGACCGCTGGAGCACGACGGAACCCTGCCCGAGGCGGCGTACCCGAAGGCGCGTTGGCTGGTCGAGGCCGTGCACCGCGAACTGCCCGGTGTCCGTGTCCAGGCCTGGCTCGGCGACGTGCTCGCCACCGAGGGGGAGGTCGGGATGCGCCTGGAACGGGCGGCCACCCGGGCCGCCGTCGTCCGCTCCGCCGGGCAGATCCTCGACGCCGGTTTCGAGGGCGCCCACTTCGACCTGGAGCCCCTGCACTCCGACGACTCGAACTACCTTTCCCTGCTCGACGAGCTGCGCCGCGTCACCCGCGCCCACGACGCCCAGCTCTCCGTCGCCGCCCACCAGATCGACCCGCTCCCGAACCTCCACTCCGTCGTCGGCGCCTTCACCGCGCACCCCAAGTGGTGGTCCCAGTCCTTCTTCGGACAGGTCGCCCGCCGGGTCGACCAGATCGCCGTGATGTCGTACGACACGGCGCTTCCGCTGGAGAGCCTGTACGGGGGTTACGTCGCCGAGCAGACCTCCCTCGCGCTCGAAGTCACCCCGAAGTCGACCGACCTGCTGATGGGCCTGCCCTTTTATTACGAGGACAACATGGACCACCACGGCTCCGCCGAGACGGTCGCGGCTGCCGTCCGCGGCACCCGCCTCGGCCTCTCCCGCACCGACCGCACCAGGGAACACTTCGGCGTCGCCCTGTACGTGGACTTCGCCGCCCGGGAGAAGGACTGGAGGGCGTACGAGGAAGGCTGGGTCCGATGA
- a CDS encoding phosphotransferase family protein: MTVTRRPLTRDALAPLARAALGRARTLTAVTRLRGGSKKGVYRLFIDDGSTAVAYVWDPAEDYWDAAPADPRDSFSHASGLDLFTAAYDRLTGLGIRTPRLLFADRSHTHLPSDVAVVEDVRGGSLEDLLHRDPEAAEGPLRELAEALHTLHAHPAPRHGKVAVVDNGGSAYGGSCEQVVLERALADLAEAAARDPRIAAVREALYGRLHALAGRVRPRGRVGLVHGELGPDHVLVDEYGHPALIDIEGLLYFDAEWEHVFLRQRFHHAYEALRADGLDEDRLRLYRLAMHLSLVAGPLRLLDGDFPDPEFMRAIAEHSMGQTLTLLEDPVP; the protein is encoded by the coding sequence ATGACCGTCACGCGCAGGCCGCTCACGAGGGACGCGCTCGCGCCCCTCGCCCGTGCCGCTCTCGGCCGGGCCCGGACGCTCACCGCGGTCACCCGGCTGCGCGGCGGCAGCAAGAAGGGTGTCTACCGGCTCTTCATCGACGACGGCTCCACCGCGGTCGCCTACGTCTGGGACCCGGCCGAGGACTACTGGGACGCGGCCCCGGCCGACCCTCGCGACTCCTTCTCGCACGCCTCCGGGCTCGACCTCTTCACCGCCGCGTACGACAGGCTCACCGGCCTCGGCATCCGCACCCCCCGCCTGCTGTTCGCCGACCGCAGCCACACCCATCTGCCCTCGGACGTGGCCGTGGTGGAGGACGTGCGCGGCGGCAGCCTGGAGGACCTGCTGCACCGCGACCCCGAGGCCGCCGAAGGGCCCCTGCGGGAACTGGCCGAGGCCCTGCACACCCTGCACGCCCACCCCGCACCCCGCCACGGCAAGGTCGCCGTCGTCGACAACGGCGGCAGCGCGTACGGCGGTTCGTGCGAGCAGGTCGTCCTCGAACGGGCCCTGGCCGACCTGGCGGAGGCCGCCGCACGCGACCCTCGGATCGCCGCCGTACGCGAGGCCCTGTACGGCCGTCTGCACGCGCTCGCCGGGAGGGTCCGACCGCGCGGACGCGTCGGCCTGGTCCACGGCGAACTCGGCCCGGACCACGTCCTCGTGGACGAGTACGGCCACCCCGCCCTCATCGACATCGAGGGCCTGCTCTACTTCGACGCCGAGTGGGAGCACGTCTTCCTGCGCCAGCGCTTCCACCACGCCTACGAGGCACTGCGCGCCGACGGCCTCGACGAGGACCGGCTGCGGCTCTACCGCCTGGCCATGCACCTCTCGCTGGTCGCCGGCCCGCTCCGGCTCCTCGACGGCGACTTCCCGGATCCGGAGTTCATGCGGGCGATCGCGGAACACAGCATGGGGCAGACCCTCACGCTGCTGGAGGACCCCGTGCCATGA
- a CDS encoding succinate dehydrogenase/fumarate reductase iron-sulfur subunit, producing the protein MSSYEARFKVWRGDVKGGGLEDFAVEVNDGEVVLDIIHRLQATQAPDLAVRWNCKAGKCGSCSAEINGRPRLLCMTRMSVFTREETITVTPLRAFPVVRDLVTDVGFNYAKARQIPAFVPPAGLGPGEYRMQQEDVDRSQEFRKCIECFLCQDTCHVVRDHEENKPAFAGPRFLMRVAELDMHPLDAASDTGLDRKRTAQDEHGLGYCNITKCCTEVCPEGIKITDNALIPLKERAVDRKYDPLVWLGSKIRRRDSSS; encoded by the coding sequence GTGAGCAGCTACGAGGCCCGCTTCAAGGTGTGGCGCGGGGATGTGAAGGGCGGCGGCCTGGAGGACTTCGCGGTCGAGGTCAACGACGGTGAGGTGGTGCTCGACATCATCCACCGGCTCCAGGCGACCCAGGCCCCGGACCTGGCCGTCCGCTGGAACTGCAAGGCGGGCAAGTGCGGTTCGTGCTCGGCGGAGATCAACGGACGCCCCCGGCTGCTGTGCATGACACGCATGTCGGTGTTCACGCGGGAGGAGACGATCACCGTCACACCGCTGCGCGCCTTCCCGGTCGTCCGGGATCTCGTCACGGACGTGGGCTTCAACTACGCGAAGGCACGCCAGATCCCCGCCTTCGTCCCCCCGGCCGGTCTCGGCCCCGGCGAGTACCGCATGCAGCAGGAGGACGTGGACCGCTCGCAGGAGTTCCGCAAGTGCATCGAGTGCTTCCTGTGCCAGGACACCTGCCATGTCGTGCGCGACCACGAGGAGAACAAGCCGGCGTTCGCGGGCCCGCGCTTCCTGATGCGCGTCGCCGAACTGGACATGCACCCGCTGGACGCGGCCTCCGACACCGGCCTGGACCGCAAGCGCACCGCCCAGGACGAGCACGGCCTCGGCTACTGCAACATCACCAAGTGCTGCACGGAGGTCTGCCCCGAGGGCATCAAGATCACGGACAACGCCCTGATCCCCTTGAAGGAACGCGCGGTCGACCGCAAGTACGACCCGCTGGTGTGGCTGGGTTCGAAGATCAGAAGGCGGGATTCGTCTTCATAG
- a CDS encoding ABC transporter family substrate-binding protein, producing the protein MSHDGVGLRAVMRSVAFLTAGALAVPALAACSADEEVTKPLAAQDIAPATRDRIADGGTLRWAVDAVPQTLNTFQADADAGTSRIAGAVLPSLYRLDSNGAPQLNPDYLESAKIVETEPKQVVLYKLNQQAVWSDGREIGAADFAAQWRALSGKDSAYWTARNAGYDRIEKIERGKSNLEVRVTFSRPYADWKSLFSPLYPKDVMGTADAFNDGARRKLQATAGPFTLQTIDHKSGEVLLARNPRWWGRPAKLSEIALVAVPRDQRAEALAADKVDLAEIDPEEAGRITLAARDKGTAPPQGPGSVLTPATALRSWAVAHGSDEKAASDEIKARKLQRSAIATYARQQTSLRDFVVRKSLEPAYTQLALNGSEGPLADERVRRAVARAINRDELVKAVLGPLGLPAVPVGSHLALSGQPDYADNSGALGGQDTKEAQALLADAGWVPGGPVNEQQQQQKKEKDKAAGPEGKKADSDADPDDGTFIVGEDDKNGEADRDRKDPKDHADKHGKNGKEHADDEAGKHLDGRQYAPKDNRQGGAPGAYAPKGTAAPAGAAAGALAKDGKALTLRFVLPSGPGSDSLRTVADQISRMLEHIGIRTETSRVPDDSYFKDHIASGQYDLALYSWPASAFPATDARPIYAKPVPAADGSLAVEQNYTRVGTDQVDQLFDQAIATLDEDESRSLVRKADARIWAAAGSIPLYQRPQLMATRLNLANVGAFGFQTPLYEDMGFLKKGAQGGTTTKKDR; encoded by the coding sequence ATGTCCCACGACGGCGTCGGACTGCGCGCGGTGATGCGCTCGGTCGCGTTCCTCACCGCGGGCGCACTCGCGGTACCCGCCCTCGCCGCGTGCAGCGCCGACGAGGAGGTCACCAAGCCCCTCGCCGCGCAGGACATCGCACCCGCGACCCGCGACCGGATCGCGGACGGCGGCACCCTCCGCTGGGCGGTGGACGCCGTACCGCAGACCCTCAACACGTTCCAGGCGGACGCCGACGCCGGCACCTCCCGGATCGCCGGCGCCGTACTGCCCTCCCTGTACCGCCTCGACTCCAACGGCGCCCCCCAGCTCAACCCCGACTACCTCGAATCGGCCAAGATCGTCGAGACCGAGCCCAAGCAGGTCGTGCTCTACAAGCTCAACCAGCAGGCGGTCTGGAGCGACGGCCGCGAGATCGGCGCCGCCGACTTCGCCGCCCAGTGGCGCGCCCTGTCCGGCAAGGACAGCGCGTACTGGACGGCCCGCAACGCCGGCTACGACCGCATCGAGAAGATCGAGCGCGGCAAGAGCAACCTGGAGGTCCGCGTCACCTTCAGTCGCCCCTACGCCGACTGGAAGTCACTCTTCTCGCCGCTGTACCCCAAGGACGTGATGGGCACCGCGGACGCCTTCAACGACGGGGCGCGCCGCAAGCTCCAGGCCACCGCGGGCCCGTTCACCCTCCAGACGATCGACCACAAGAGCGGCGAGGTCCTCCTCGCCCGCAACCCGCGCTGGTGGGGCCGCCCCGCCAAGCTCTCCGAGATCGCGCTGGTCGCCGTCCCGCGCGACCAGCGGGCCGAGGCGCTCGCCGCCGACAAGGTCGACCTGGCCGAGATCGACCCCGAAGAGGCCGGCCGGATCACCCTCGCCGCCCGTGACAAGGGGACCGCCCCGCCGCAGGGACCGGGCTCCGTGCTCACGCCCGCGACGGCGCTGCGTTCCTGGGCGGTCGCGCACGGCTCCGACGAGAAGGCCGCGTCCGACGAGATCAAGGCCCGCAAGTTGCAGCGCTCGGCGATCGCGACGTACGCCCGTCAGCAGACGTCCCTGCGCGACTTCGTGGTCCGCAAGTCCCTCGAGCCCGCGTACACCCAGCTGGCCCTGAACGGCTCCGAGGGCCCGCTCGCCGACGAGCGCGTCCGCCGCGCCGTCGCCCGCGCGATCAACCGCGACGAACTCGTCAAGGCCGTCCTGGGCCCGCTGGGCCTGCCCGCCGTCCCGGTCGGCAGCCACCTCGCGCTCTCCGGCCAGCCGGACTACGCCGACAACAGCGGCGCGCTCGGCGGTCAGGACACCAAGGAGGCGCAGGCGCTGCTGGCGGATGCCGGATGGGTGCCCGGGGGACCGGTGAACGAGCAGCAACAGCAGCAGAAGAAGGAGAAGGACAAGGCGGCCGGTCCCGAGGGCAAGAAGGCGGACTCCGACGCCGACCCGGACGACGGAACGTTCATCGTCGGCGAGGACGACAAGAACGGCGAGGCCGACCGGGACAGGAAGGACCCGAAGGACCACGCCGACAAGCACGGGAAGAACGGGAAGGAGCACGCGGACGACGAGGCCGGCAAGCATCTCGACGGCAGGCAGTACGCCCCCAAGGACAACCGGCAGGGCGGGGCGCCCGGCGCGTACGCGCCCAAGGGCACGGCCGCCCCGGCGGGCGCCGCGGCCGGCGCGCTCGCCAAGGACGGCAAGGCGCTGACGCTGCGCTTCGTCCTGCCCTCGGGTCCCGGCTCGGACTCGCTGCGCACGGTCGCCGACCAGATCTCGCGGATGCTGGAGCACATCGGCATCCGTACCGAGACGTCCAGGGTGCCGGACGACAGCTATTTCAAGGACCACATCGCCTCGGGCCAGTACGACCTGGCGCTGTACTCCTGGCCCGCCTCGGCCTTCCCCGCCACGGACGCCCGCCCGATCTACGCGAAGCCGGTCCCGGCAGCGGACGGCTCCCTCGCCGTCGAGCAGAACTACACCCGGGTCGGCACCGACCAGGTCGACCAGCTCTTCGACCAGGCCATCGCGACGCTGGACGAGGACGAGTCGCGTTCCCTGGTCCGCAAGGCCGACGCCCGGATCTGGGCCGCCGCCGGATCGATTCCCCTGTATCAGCGCCCCCAGCTCATGGCCACCCGCCTGAACCTCGCCAACGTCGGCGCCTTCGGGTTCCAGACCCCCCTCTACGAGGACATGGGCTTTCTGAAGAAGGGCGCGCAGGGGGGAACGACAACGAAGAAGGACAGGTAG
- the typA gene encoding translational GTPase TypA encodes MATRHDIRNVAIVAHVDHGKTTLVDAMLKQAGAFAAHAAESLDDRMMDSNDLEREKGITILAKNTAVKYHPKDGGEVITINIIDTPGHADFGGEVERGLSMVDAVVLLVDASEGPLPQTRFVLRKALQARLPVILCINKTDRPDSRIDEVVNEAYDLFLDLDADEDQIEFPIVYACARDGVASLTKPENGTVPQDSDNLEPFFTTILESVPAPSYDESAPLQAHVTNLDADNFLGRIALLRVEQGELRKGQTVTWIKRDGSMSNVRITELLMTEALTRKPAEKAGPGDICAVAGIPDIMIGETLADPENPIALPLITVDEPAISMTIGTNTSPLVGRGGTGKGASAKAAVKDRKVTARQVKDRLDRELVGNVSLRVLDTERPDAWEVQGRGELALAILVEQMRREGFELTIGKPQVVTQMIDGKVHEPVERMTIDVPEEHMGAVTQLMGVRKGRMDNMSNHGSGWVRLEFVVPSRGLIGFRTEFLTGTRGTGIAHSIHEGHEPWFGTLTTRNNGSLVADRAGAVTAFAMTNLQERGVLFTDPGTEVYEGMIVGENSRADDMDVNITKEKKLTNMRSAAADSFEAIVPPRKLSLEQSLEFCRDDECVEVTPEAVRIRKVVLDQKERGRTASRAKHG; translated from the coding sequence ATGGCCACGCGCCACGACATCCGCAACGTCGCCATCGTCGCCCACGTCGACCATGGCAAGACCACCCTGGTCGATGCCATGCTCAAGCAGGCCGGTGCCTTCGCCGCGCACGCCGCCGAGTCGCTTGACGACCGCATGATGGACTCGAACGACCTGGAGCGTGAGAAGGGCATCACGATCCTGGCCAAGAACACGGCCGTGAAGTACCACCCGAAGGATGGTGGTGAGGTCATCACCATCAACATCATCGACACCCCGGGCCACGCCGACTTCGGTGGCGAGGTCGAGCGCGGTCTGTCGATGGTGGACGCGGTCGTCCTCCTCGTCGACGCCTCCGAGGGCCCGCTGCCGCAGACCCGCTTCGTGCTGCGCAAGGCGCTGCAGGCCCGCCTGCCCGTCATCCTGTGCATCAACAAGACGGACCGTCCCGACTCGCGCATCGACGAGGTCGTGAACGAGGCGTACGACCTCTTCCTCGACCTGGACGCCGACGAGGACCAGATCGAGTTCCCGATCGTCTACGCGTGCGCGCGTGACGGCGTCGCCTCCCTGACCAAGCCGGAGAACGGCACGGTCCCGCAGGACAGCGACAACCTGGAGCCGTTCTTCACCACGATCCTGGAGTCCGTCCCGGCCCCGTCCTACGACGAGTCCGCCCCGCTCCAGGCGCACGTCACCAACCTGGACGCCGACAACTTCCTCGGCCGTATCGCGCTGCTGCGCGTCGAGCAGGGCGAGCTGCGCAAGGGCCAGACCGTCACGTGGATCAAGCGAGACGGCTCGATGTCCAACGTCCGCATCACCGAACTGCTGATGACCGAGGCGCTCACCCGTAAGCCGGCCGAGAAGGCCGGCCCGGGTGACATCTGCGCGGTCGCCGGTATCCCGGACATCATGATCGGCGAGACGCTTGCCGACCCCGAGAACCCGATCGCGCTGCCGCTGATCACGGTCGACGAGCCGGCCATCTCGATGACCATCGGTACGAACACCTCGCCGCTGGTCGGCCGCGGCGGCACCGGTAAGGGCGCCTCCGCGAAGGCCGCCGTCAAGGACCGCAAGGTCACCGCCCGCCAGGTCAAGGACCGTCTCGACCGCGAGCTGGTCGGTAACGTCTCCCTGCGGGTGCTGGACACCGAGCGTCCGGACGCCTGGGAGGTCCAGGGCCGTGGTGAGCTCGCGCTCGCCATCCTGGTCGAGCAGATGCGCCGCGAGGGCTTCGAGCTGACCATCGGCAAGCCGCAGGTGGTCACCCAGATGATCGACGGCAAGGTGCACGAGCCGGTCGAGCGCATGACGATCGACGTGCCCGAGGAGCACATGGGCGCGGTCACGCAGCTCATGGGCGTCCGCAAGGGCCGTATGGACAACATGTCGAACCACGGCTCCGGCTGGGTCCGCCTGGAGTTCGTCGTGCCCTCCCGCGGCCTCATCGGCTTCCGGACCGAGTTCCTGACCGGCACGCGCGGCACGGGCATCGCCCACTCCATCCACGAGGGCCACGAGCCGTGGTTCGGCACGCTGACGACCCGCAACAACGGCTCGCTGGTCGCCGACCGTGCCGGTGCGGTCACCGCCTTCGCGATGACGAACCTCCAGGAGCGCGGTGTGCTGTTCACCGACCCCGGCACCGAGGTGTACGAGGGCATGATCGTCGGCGAGAACTCCCGCGCCGACGACATGGACGTGAACATCACCAAGGAGAAGAAGCTCACCAACATGCGCTCCGCCGCCGCCGACTCGTTCGAGGCGATCGTCCCGCCGCGCAAGCTCTCCCTGGAGCAGTCCCTGGAGTTCTGCCGCGACGACGAGTGCGTCGAGGTGACCCCGGAGGCCGTGCGCATCCGCAAGGTCGTCCTCGACCAGAAGGAGCGCGGTCGCACCGCCAGCCGGGCCAAGCACGGCTGA
- a CDS encoding ABC transporter substrate-binding protein, producing MRGAKSAKWVAIAAVVALGATACGGGGGDKGSNSKAAVDPAGKFSVEVGEPQNPLQPANTMESNGSIVIKSLFSQLVSYDDKGNIVYVNAQSVDTKDNKTYTVKLKSGWKFHDGTPVTATSYVKAWNWAAAPANKQTNSFWFSDIAGYDDVAPAKGKPKATEMSGLKVVDDNTFTITLSKAIPYYVYKLGYEVFSPLPESFYKDPKAAGEHPVGNGPYKFVSWSHKKQIEVAKFDGYQGPDKAKNGGVIFKNYTNLETAYEDLKSGNVDVLRQIAPKDLPVYKSDLGSRAVDKAYSAIQTIAPAFYTKQWKNIDPKVLQGLSMAIDRATITKTVLQGTREPATGWVAKGVLGYEPNVGGDVFTYNPTKAKQLIKDGGGVPGNAITIQYNADGGHKEWVEAVCNSITNATGVKCSGDSKADFQADLNARDAHQVKSMYRSGWVLDFPMNANFIRDLYGSKSDGNQSGFSNKKIDADIAAADTASSLADSEKKYQDIEKELVNYMPSIPLWYYKVNAGYSDKVTGVAYAQDGDPILTGVQVKK from the coding sequence ATGCGCGGTGCCAAGAGCGCCAAGTGGGTCGCGATAGCCGCGGTTGTGGCGCTGGGAGCGACCGCCTGTGGTGGTGGCGGTGGCGACAAGGGCAGCAACAGCAAGGCCGCCGTCGACCCGGCCGGTAAGTTCTCGGTCGAGGTGGGCGAGCCGCAGAACCCGTTGCAGCCGGCCAACACCATGGAGTCCAACGGCAGCATCGTCATCAAGTCGCTCTTCTCGCAGCTGGTCAGCTACGACGACAAGGGCAACATCGTCTACGTGAACGCCCAGTCGGTGGACACGAAGGACAACAAGACCTACACGGTCAAGCTGAAGTCGGGCTGGAAGTTCCACGACGGCACCCCGGTGACCGCCACGTCCTACGTCAAGGCGTGGAACTGGGCGGCCGCCCCGGCGAACAAGCAGACCAACAGCTTCTGGTTCTCCGACATCGCGGGCTACGACGACGTCGCCCCGGCGAAGGGCAAGCCGAAGGCCACGGAGATGTCCGGTCTGAAGGTCGTCGACGACAACACCTTCACGATCACGCTCTCCAAGGCGATCCCCTACTACGTCTACAAGCTCGGCTACGAGGTCTTCTCGCCGCTGCCCGAGTCCTTCTACAAGGACCCGAAGGCCGCGGGCGAGCACCCGGTCGGCAACGGCCCGTACAAGTTCGTCAGCTGGTCGCACAAGAAGCAGATCGAGGTCGCCAAGTTCGACGGCTACCAGGGTCCGGACAAGGCCAAGAACGGTGGTGTGATCTTCAAGAACTACACCAACCTGGAGACGGCCTACGAGGACCTGAAGTCGGGCAACGTCGACGTCCTGCGTCAGATCGCCCCGAAGGACCTGCCGGTCTACAAGTCGGACCTCGGCAGCCGCGCGGTGGACAAGGCGTACTCGGCGATCCAGACCATCGCGCCGGCCTTCTACACCAAGCAGTGGAAGAACATCGACCCGAAGGTCCTGCAGGGCCTGTCGATGGCGATCGACCGCGCCACCATCACCAAGACGGTGCTCCAGGGCACCCGTGAGCCCGCCACCGGCTGGGTCGCGAAGGGTGTGCTCGGTTACGAGCCGAACGTCGGCGGTGACGTCTTCACGTACAACCCGACCAAGGCCAAGCAGCTCATCAAGGACGGCGGCGGCGTCCCGGGCAACGCCATCACCATCCAGTACAACGCTGACGGCGGTCACAAGGAGTGGGTGGAGGCGGTCTGCAACTCGATCACCAACGCCACCGGTGTCAAGTGCTCCGGCGACTCCAAGGCCGACTTCCAGGCCGACCTCAACGCGCGTGACGCCCACCAGGTCAAGTCCATGTACCGCAGTGGCTGGGTGCTCGACTTCCCGATGAACGCCAACTTCATCCGTGACCTGTACGGCAGCAAGTCGGACGGCAACCAGAGCGGCTTCTCGAACAAGAAGATCGACGCCGACATCGCCGCTGCCGACACGGCCAGCTCGCTCGCGGACTCGGAGAAGAAGTACCAGGACATCGAGAAGGAGCTCGTCAACTACATGCCGAGCATTCCGCTCTGGTACTACAAGGTCAACGCGGGCTACTCGGACAAGGTCACCGGCGTCGCGTACGCCCAGGACGGCGACCCGATCCTGACCGGCGTTCAGGTCAAGAAGTAA
- a CDS encoding ABC transporter permease, which produces MGRYVARRLLQMIPVFIGTTLLIFLMVYALPGDPVRGLFGDKGGSPAVIASLRHQYGLDQPILVQYYHYMKDMILHFDFGTQIASGRPVTDVLGEAFPVTLRLGGLAFAIELVLGLILGVWAGMRAGRFADNAILLVSLLLISVPVFVLGFILKVVFAFQLNWLPPNVNDSTNYNELLMPAFVLATASLAYVTRLTRTSVAENLRADYIRTAIAKGLPRRRVVGVHLMRNSLIPVITYLGTDIGALMGGAVVTEGLFNIQGIGGTIYQSIVRREGTTLVGLVTILVLVYLLASLLVDLLYAVLDPRIRYA; this is translated from the coding sequence ATGGGGCGCTACGTCGCACGACGACTGCTCCAGATGATCCCGGTCTTCATCGGGACAACCCTGCTGATCTTTCTCATGGTCTACGCCCTGCCCGGCGACCCCGTGCGAGGCCTGTTCGGCGACAAGGGCGGAAGCCCCGCCGTCATCGCCTCACTGAGACATCAGTACGGCCTGGACCAGCCGATCCTGGTGCAGTACTACCACTACATGAAGGACATGATCCTTCACTTCGACTTCGGCACGCAGATCGCGAGCGGCCGCCCCGTCACGGACGTGCTCGGCGAGGCGTTCCCGGTGACCCTCCGTCTTGGCGGGCTGGCCTTCGCCATCGAGTTGGTCCTGGGCTTGATCCTGGGCGTCTGGGCGGGCATGCGCGCCGGGCGGTTCGCGGACAACGCGATCCTGCTGGTCTCGCTGCTGCTGATCTCCGTTCCGGTGTTCGTTCTCGGCTTCATCCTGAAGGTCGTCTTCGCCTTCCAGCTCAACTGGCTGCCGCCGAACGTGAACGACTCCACGAACTACAACGAGTTGCTGATGCCGGCGTTCGTCCTCGCGACCGCCTCACTGGCCTATGTGACCCGGCTCACCCGTACGTCGGTCGCCGAGAACCTGCGCGCCGACTACATCCGTACGGCCATCGCCAAGGGCCTGCCGCGGCGTCGTGTGGTGGGTGTCCACCTCATGCGCAACTCGCTGATCCCCGTGATCACCTACCTGGGCACCGACATCGGCGCGCTGATGGGCGGAGCCGTCGTCACCGAGGGCCTGTTCAACATCCAGGGCATCGGCGGCACGATCTACCAGTCCATCGTGCGGCGCGAAGGCACCACGCTCGTCGGTCTGGTGACCATCCTGGTGCTGGTCTACCTCCTCGCCAGCCTGCTCGTCGACCTGCTGTACGCGGTCCTGGACCCGAGGATTCGCTATGCCTGA
- a CDS encoding ABC transporter permease → MPDVTKTDVQTAVATDGGTTPVAVPAAKPEKSRSLWGDAWNDLRHSWIFGVSAVLILLLLTITFFPGLFTDADPIKGDLAKHFLQKPKWGHVFSADWLGYDQQGRSVYARTIYGTRASVAVGFGTTLAVTVVGGLMGMIAGYFGGIVDSILSRLTDVFFGIPFLLATMVVLTSFPDRTTWVVIGALAAFGWTQIARVMRGAVITTKQADYVHAAKALGASTPRIMFRHILPNTLAPVIVVSTISLGVYISAEATLSFLGLGLNGVSWGNDISDGGNQIRVAQWIMLYPSIMLSITVLAFIMLGEAVRNALDPKLR, encoded by the coding sequence ATGCCTGACGTGACCAAGACCGACGTGCAGACGGCGGTGGCGACCGACGGCGGGACCACCCCGGTGGCGGTCCCCGCGGCCAAGCCGGAGAAGTCCCGCAGCCTGTGGGGCGACGCCTGGAACGACCTCCGGCACAGCTGGATCTTCGGGGTCTCGGCGGTGCTGATCCTGCTGCTGCTGACCATCACCTTCTTCCCGGGGCTGTTCACCGACGCCGACCCGATCAAGGGCGATCTGGCCAAGCACTTCCTGCAGAAGCCGAAGTGGGGCCACGTGTTCTCCGCGGACTGGCTGGGCTACGACCAGCAGGGCCGCAGTGTCTACGCCCGTACGATCTACGGCACCCGGGCCTCCGTGGCCGTGGGCTTCGGCACCACCCTCGCGGTGACGGTCGTGGGTGGCCTGATGGGCATGATCGCCGGATACTTCGGCGGCATCGTCGACTCGATCCTGTCGCGCCTGACGGACGTCTTCTTCGGCATCCCGTTCCTGCTCGCCACCATGGTCGTGCTGACCTCCTTCCCGGACCGCACGACCTGGGTCGTCATCGGGGCGCTGGCCGCCTTCGGCTGGACGCAGATCGCCCGCGTGATGCGCGGCGCGGTGATCACCACCAAGCAGGCCGACTACGTACACGCGGCCAAGGCCCTGGGTGCGAGCACCCCGCGGATCATGTTCCGGCACATCCTGCCGAACACCCTCGCCCCCGTGATCGTCGTCTCCACCATCTCGCTCGGTGTCTACATCTCCGCCGAGGCGACCCTGTCCTTCCTCGGACTCGGCCTCAACGGCGTGTCCTGGGGCAACGACATCTCGGACGGCGGCAACCAGATTCGCGTGGCGCAGTGGATCATGCTGTACCCGTCGATCATGCTCAGCATCACGGTGCTGGCGTTCATCATGCTCGGTGAGGCCGTCCGTAACGCCCTCGACCCGAAGCTGCGCTGA